The Aphis gossypii isolate Hap1 chromosome 3, ASM2018417v2, whole genome shotgun sequence genome includes a region encoding these proteins:
- the LOC114128878 gene encoding uncharacterized protein LOC114128878 isoform X44, whose translation MGTLSIAVFCFLATASIFDTTCATFGGKEHVHIRVHVPTIVKEVYVKKPVHHYEHHDDHYSGHSDHGSSSGGYGGSSSSYGSGGDDSYSGHGSSGIYDSGSSGHGGSSYDDGSSDEYISSDHGSGGYSGSSGGYGGSSGGYGGSSGGHGGSSGGYSGSSGGFGGSSGGYSGSSSGHGGSSGGFGISSGGYGGSSGGYGGSSGGHGGSSGGYSGSLGSYGSSSGGYGGSSSGILFSGYSASNHKGSSGGHGGSSSGGYGGSSSGGYGGSSSGGYGGSSLGGYGGSSSGGYGGSSFGGHGGSSSGGYGGSSFGGLGGSSSGGYGGSSFGGFGGSSSGGYGGSSFGGHGGSSGGYGGSSGGFGGYSGSDHGSSSGGHGGDTYSAPGQDSYGPPGESFPYTKK comes from the exons aTGGGCACTTTATCAATCGCA GTCTTTTGTTTCCTTGCAACCGCCAGCATATTCGACACCACATGTGCAACATTTGGCGGCAAAGAACa TGTACATATTCGTGTGCATGTGCCAACCATCGTGAAAGaagtttatgtaaaaaaaccaGTTCACCATTACGAACACCACGATGACCATTATTCTGGCCACAGTGATCATGGTAGTTCATCTGGTGGTTATGGAGGATCTTCTAGTAGTTATGGTAGTGGCGGAGATGACTCGTATAGTG gTCATGGATCTTCTGGTATTTATGATTCTGGATCAAGTGGACATGGTGGTAGTAGCTATGACGATGGTTCGTCCGATGAATATATTTCCAGCGATCATGGATCAGGAGGATATAGCGGATCTTCTGGTGGTTATGGTGGTTCATCGGGAGGATATGGTGGATCTTCTGGTGGTCATGGAGGTTCATCAGGAGGCTACAGTGGATCTTCCGGTGGATTTGGTGGTTCATCGGGAGGATACAGTGGATCTTCAAGCGGTCATGGTGGCTCATCAGGAGGATTCGGTATATCTTCTGGTGGATATGGTGGTTCATCAGGAGGATATGGTGGATCTTCCGGTGGTCATGGAGGTTCGTCAGGAGGCTACAGTGGTTCCCTAGGAAGCTATGGAAGTTCATCTGGAGGTTATGGCGGTTCTTCAAGTGGAATTTTATTCAGTGGCTATTCTGCTAGCAATCACAAAGGATCATCTGGTGGACACGGAGGAAGTTCATCCGGTGGATACGGAGGTAGTTCATCCGGTGGATACGGAG GTAGTTCATCCGGTGGATACGGAG GTAGTTCATTAGGTGGATACGGTGGAAGTTCATCCGGTGGATACGGAGGTAGTTCATTTGGAGGTCATGGAGGAAGTTCATCTGGAGGATATGGTGGAAGTTCATTCGGAGGACTTGGAGGAAGTTCATCTGGAGGATATGGTGGAAGTTCATTCGGAGGATTCGGAGGAAGTTCATCAGGAGGATATGGTGGTAGTTCATTTGGAGGACACGGAGGAAGTTCTGGAGGATATGGAGGAAGTTCGGGAGGTTTTGGAGGCTACTCGGGTAGTGACCATGGTTCCAGCTCTGGAGGCCATGGTGGAGACACCTACTCAGCCCCAGGACAGGATAGCTATGGACCACCAGGGGAAAGTTTTccttatactaaaaaataa
- the LOC114128878 gene encoding loricrin-like isoform X38 — protein sequence MGTLSIAVFCFLATASIFDTTCATFGGKEHVHIRVHVPTIVKEVYVKKPVHHYEHHDDHYSGHSDHGSSSGGYGGSSSSYGSGGDDSYSGHGSSGIYDSGSSGHGGSSYDDGSSDEYISSDHGSGGYSGSSGGYGGSSGGYGGSSGGHGGSSGGYSGSSGGFGGSSGGYSGSSSGHGGSSGGFGISSGGYGGSSGGYGGSSGGHGGSSGGYSGSLGSYGSSSGGYGGSSSGILFSGYSASNHKGSSGGHGGSSSGGYGGSSSGGYGGSSSGGYGGSSSGGYGGSSLGGYGGSSSGGYGGSSFGGHGGSSSGGYGGSSFGGLGGSSSGGYGGSSFGGFGGSSSGGYGGSSFGGHGGSSGGYGGSSGGFGGYSGSDHGSSSGGHGGDTYSAPGQDSYGPPGESFPYTKK from the exons aTGGGCACTTTATCAATCGCA GTCTTTTGTTTCCTTGCAACCGCCAGCATATTCGACACCACATGTGCAACATTTGGCGGCAAAGAACa TGTACATATTCGTGTGCATGTGCCAACCATCGTGAAAGaagtttatgtaaaaaaaccaGTTCACCATTACGAACACCACGATGACCATTATTCTGGCCACAGTGATCATGGTAGTTCATCTGGTGGTTATGGAGGATCTTCTAGTAGTTATGGTAGTGGCGGAGATGACTCGTATAGTG gTCATGGATCTTCTGGTATTTATGATTCTGGATCAAGTGGACATGGTGGTAGTAGCTATGACGATGGTTCGTCCGATGAATATATTTCCAGCGATCATGGATCAGGAGGATATAGCGGATCTTCTGGTGGTTATGGTGGTTCATCGGGAGGATATGGTGGATCTTCTGGTGGTCATGGAGGTTCATCAGGAGGCTACAGTGGATCTTCCGGTGGATTTGGTGGTTCATCGGGAGGATACAGTGGATCTTCAAGCGGTCATGGTGGCTCATCAGGAGGATTCGGTATATCTTCTGGTGGATATGGTGGTTCATCAGGAGGATATGGTGGATCTTCCGGTGGTCATGGAGGTTCGTCAGGAGGCTACAGTGGTTCCCTAGGAAGCTATGGAAGTTCATCTGGAGGTTATGGCGGTTCTTCAAGTGGAATTTTATTCAGTGGCTATTCTGCTAGCAATCACAAAGGATCATCTGGTGGACACGGAGGAAGTTCATCCGGTGGATACGGAGGTAGTTCATCCGGTGGATACGGAGGTAGTTCATCTGGTGGATACGGAG GTAGTTCATCCGGTGGATACGGAG GTAGTTCATTAGGTGGATACGGTGGAAGTTCATCCGGTGGATACGGAGGTAGTTCATTTGGAGGTCATGGAGGAAGTTCATCTGGAGGATATGGTGGAAGTTCATTCGGAGGACTTGGAGGAAGTTCATCTGGAGGATATGGTGGAAGTTCATTCGGAGGATTCGGAGGAAGTTCATCAGGAGGATATGGTGGTAGTTCATTTGGAGGACACGGAGGAAGTTCTGGAGGATATGGAGGAAGTTCGGGAGGTTTTGGAGGCTACTCGGGTAGTGACCATGGTTCCAGCTCTGGAGGCCATGGTGGAGACACCTACTCAGCCCCAGGACAGGATAGCTATGGACCACCAGGGGAAAGTTTTccttatactaaaaaataa
- the LOC114128878 gene encoding keratin, type I cytoskeletal 9-like isoform X43, whose product MGTLSIAVFCFLATASIFDTTCATFGGKEHVHIRVHVPTIVKEVYVKKPVHHYEHHDDHYSGHSDHGSSSGGYGGSSSSYGSGGDDSYSGHGSSGIYDSGSSGHGGSSYDDGSSDEYISSDHGSGGYSGSSGGYGGSSGGYGGSSGGHGGSSGGYSGSSGGFGGSSGGYSGSSSGHGGSSGGFGISSGGYGGSSGGYGGSSGGHGGSSGGYSGSLGSYGSSSGGYGGSSSGILFSGYSASNHKGSSGGHGGSSSGGYGGSSFGGHGGSSSGGYGGSSLGGYGGSSSGGYGGSSFGGHGGSSSGGYGGSSFGGLGGSSSGGYGGSSFGGFGGSSSGGYGGSSFGGHGGSSGGYGGSSGGFGGYSGSDHGSSSGGHGGDTYSAPGQDSYGPPGESFPYTKK is encoded by the exons aTGGGCACTTTATCAATCGCA GTCTTTTGTTTCCTTGCAACCGCCAGCATATTCGACACCACATGTGCAACATTTGGCGGCAAAGAACa TGTACATATTCGTGTGCATGTGCCAACCATCGTGAAAGaagtttatgtaaaaaaaccaGTTCACCATTACGAACACCACGATGACCATTATTCTGGCCACAGTGATCATGGTAGTTCATCTGGTGGTTATGGAGGATCTTCTAGTAGTTATGGTAGTGGCGGAGATGACTCGTATAGTG gTCATGGATCTTCTGGTATTTATGATTCTGGATCAAGTGGACATGGTGGTAGTAGCTATGACGATGGTTCGTCCGATGAATATATTTCCAGCGATCATGGATCAGGAGGATATAGCGGATCTTCTGGTGGTTATGGTGGTTCATCGGGAGGATATGGTGGATCTTCTGGTGGTCATGGAGGTTCATCAGGAGGCTACAGTGGATCTTCCGGTGGATTTGGTGGTTCATCGGGAGGATACAGTGGATCTTCAAGCGGTCATGGTGGCTCATCAGGAGGATTCGGTATATCTTCTGGTGGATATGGTGGTTCATCAGGAGGATATGGTGGATCTTCCGGTGGTCATGGAGGTTCGTCAGGAGGCTACAGTGGTTCCCTAGGAAGCTATGGAAGTTCATCTGGAGGTTATGGCGGTTCTTCAAGTGGAATTTTATTCAGTGGCTATTCTGCTAGCAATCACAAAGGATCATCTGGTGGACACGGAGGAAGTTCATCCGGTGGATACGGAG GTAGTTCATTCGGTGGACACGGAGGTAGTTCATCTGGTGGATATGGAGGTAGTTCATTAGGTGGATACGGTGGAAGTTCATCCGGTGGATACGGAGGTAGTTCATTTGGAGGTCATGGAGGAAGTTCATCTGGAGGATATGGTGGAAGTTCATTCGGAGGACTTGGAGGAAGTTCATCTGGAGGATATGGTGGAAGTTCATTCGGAGGATTCGGAGGAAGTTCATCAGGAGGATATGGTGGTAGTTCATTTGGAGGACACGGAGGAAGTTCTGGAGGATATGGAGGAAGTTCGGGAGGTTTTGGAGGCTACTCGGGTAGTGACCATGGTTCCAGCTCTGGAGGCCATGGTGGAGACACCTACTCAGCCCCAGGACAGGATAGCTATGGACCACCAGGGGAAAGTTTTccttatactaaaaaataa
- the LOC114128878 gene encoding uncharacterized protein LOC114128878 isoform X28 produces the protein MGTLSIAVFCFLATASIFDTTCATFGGKEHVHIRVHVPTIVKEVYVKKPVHHYEHHDDHYSGHSDHGSSSGGYGGSSSSYGSGGDDSYSGHGSSGIYDSGSSGHGGSSYDDGSSDEYISSDHGSGGYSGSSGGYGGSSGGYGGSSGGHGGSSGGYSGSSGGFGGSSGGYSGSSSGHGGSSGGFGISSGGYGGSSGGYGGSSGGHGGSSGGYSGSLGSYGSSSGGYGGSSSGILFSGYSASNHKGSSGGHGGSSSGGYGGSSSGGYGGSSSGGYGGSSFGGHGGSSSGGYGGSSLGGYGGSSSGGYGGSSFGGHGGSSSGGYGGSSFGGLGGSSSGGYGGSSFGGFGGSSSGGYGGSSFGGHGGSSGGYGGSSGGFGGYSGSDHGSSSGGHGGDTYSAPGQDSYGPPGESFPYTKK, from the exons aTGGGCACTTTATCAATCGCA GTCTTTTGTTTCCTTGCAACCGCCAGCATATTCGACACCACATGTGCAACATTTGGCGGCAAAGAACa TGTACATATTCGTGTGCATGTGCCAACCATCGTGAAAGaagtttatgtaaaaaaaccaGTTCACCATTACGAACACCACGATGACCATTATTCTGGCCACAGTGATCATGGTAGTTCATCTGGTGGTTATGGAGGATCTTCTAGTAGTTATGGTAGTGGCGGAGATGACTCGTATAGTG gTCATGGATCTTCTGGTATTTATGATTCTGGATCAAGTGGACATGGTGGTAGTAGCTATGACGATGGTTCGTCCGATGAATATATTTCCAGCGATCATGGATCAGGAGGATATAGCGGATCTTCTGGTGGTTATGGTGGTTCATCGGGAGGATATGGTGGATCTTCTGGTGGTCATGGAGGTTCATCAGGAGGCTACAGTGGATCTTCCGGTGGATTTGGTGGTTCATCGGGAGGATACAGTGGATCTTCAAGCGGTCATGGTGGCTCATCAGGAGGATTCGGTATATCTTCTGGTGGATATGGTGGTTCATCAGGAGGATATGGTGGATCTTCCGGTGGTCATGGAGGTTCGTCAGGAGGCTACAGTGGTTCCCTAGGAAGCTATGGAAGTTCATCTGGAGGTTATGGCGGTTCTTCAAGTGGAATTTTATTCAGTGGCTATTCTGCTAGCAATCACAAAGGATCATCTGGTGGACACGGAGGAAGTTCATCCGGTGGATACGGAGGTAGTTCATCCGGTGGATACGGAG GTAGTTCATCTGGTGGATACGGAGGTAGTTCATTCGGTGGACACGGAGGTAGTTCATCTGGTGGATATGGAGGTAGTTCATTAGGTGGATACGGTGGAAGTTCATCCGGTGGATACGGAGGTAGTTCATTTGGAGGTCATGGAGGAAGTTCATCTGGAGGATATGGTGGAAGTTCATTCGGAGGACTTGGAGGAAGTTCATCTGGAGGATATGGTGGAAGTTCATTCGGAGGATTCGGAGGAAGTTCATCAGGAGGATATGGTGGTAGTTCATTTGGAGGACACGGAGGAAGTTCTGGAGGATATGGAGGAAGTTCGGGAGGTTTTGGAGGCTACTCGGGTAGTGACCATGGTTCCAGCTCTGGAGGCCATGGTGGAGACACCTACTCAGCCCCAGGACAGGATAGCTATGGACCACCAGGGGAAAGTTTTccttatactaaaaaataa
- the LOC114128878 gene encoding uncharacterized protein LOC114128878 isoform X22, whose protein sequence is MGTLSIAVFCFLATASIFDTTCATFGGKEHVHIRVHVPTIVKEVYVKKPVHHYEHHDDHYSGHSDHGSSSGGYGGSSSSYGSGGDDSYSGHGSSGIYDSGSSGHGGSSYDDGSSDEYISSDHGSGGYSGSSGGYGGSSGGYGGSSGGHGGSSGGYSGSSGGFGGSSGGYSGSSSGHGGSSGGFGISSGGYGGSSGGYGGSSGGHGGSSGGYSGSLGSYGSSSGGYGGSSSGILFSGYSASNHKGSSGGHGGSSSGGYGGSSSGGYGGSSSGGYGGSSFGGHGGSSSGGYGGSSSGGYGGSSLGGYGGSSSGGYGGSSFGGHGGSSSGGYGGSSFGGLGGSSSGGYGGSSFGGFGGSSSGGYGGSSFGGHGGSSGGYGGSSGGFGGYSGSDHGSSSGGHGGDTYSAPGQDSYGPPGESFPYTKK, encoded by the exons aTGGGCACTTTATCAATCGCA GTCTTTTGTTTCCTTGCAACCGCCAGCATATTCGACACCACATGTGCAACATTTGGCGGCAAAGAACa TGTACATATTCGTGTGCATGTGCCAACCATCGTGAAAGaagtttatgtaaaaaaaccaGTTCACCATTACGAACACCACGATGACCATTATTCTGGCCACAGTGATCATGGTAGTTCATCTGGTGGTTATGGAGGATCTTCTAGTAGTTATGGTAGTGGCGGAGATGACTCGTATAGTG gTCATGGATCTTCTGGTATTTATGATTCTGGATCAAGTGGACATGGTGGTAGTAGCTATGACGATGGTTCGTCCGATGAATATATTTCCAGCGATCATGGATCAGGAGGATATAGCGGATCTTCTGGTGGTTATGGTGGTTCATCGGGAGGATATGGTGGATCTTCTGGTGGTCATGGAGGTTCATCAGGAGGCTACAGTGGATCTTCCGGTGGATTTGGTGGTTCATCGGGAGGATACAGTGGATCTTCAAGCGGTCATGGTGGCTCATCAGGAGGATTCGGTATATCTTCTGGTGGATATGGTGGTTCATCAGGAGGATATGGTGGATCTTCCGGTGGTCATGGAGGTTCGTCAGGAGGCTACAGTGGTTCCCTAGGAAGCTATGGAAGTTCATCTGGAGGTTATGGCGGTTCTTCAAGTGGAATTTTATTCAGTGGCTATTCTGCTAGCAATCACAAAGGATCATCTGGTGGACACGGAGGAAGTTCATCCGGTGGATACGGAGGTAGTTCATCCGGTGGATACGGAGGTAGTTCATCTGGTGGATACGGAGGTAGTTCATTCGGTGGACACGGAGGAAGTTCATCCGGTGGATACGGAG GTAGTTCATCTGGTGGATACGGAG GTAGTTCATTAGGTGGATACGGTGGAAGTTCATCCGGTGGATACGGAGGTAGTTCATTTGGAGGTCATGGAGGAAGTTCATCTGGAGGATATGGTGGAAGTTCATTCGGAGGACTTGGAGGAAGTTCATCTGGAGGATATGGTGGAAGTTCATTCGGAGGATTCGGAGGAAGTTCATCAGGAGGATATGGTGGTAGTTCATTTGGAGGACACGGAGGAAGTTCTGGAGGATATGGAGGAAGTTCGGGAGGTTTTGGAGGCTACTCGGGTAGTGACCATGGTTCCAGCTCTGGAGGCCATGGTGGAGACACCTACTCAGCCCCAGGACAGGATAGCTATGGACCACCAGGGGAAAGTTTTccttatactaaaaaataa
- the LOC114128878 gene encoding uncharacterized protein LOC114128878 isoform X15, which translates to MGTLSIAVFCFLATASIFDTTCATFGGKEHVHIRVHVPTIVKEVYVKKPVHHYEHHDDHYSGHSDHGSSSGGYGGSSSSYGSGGDDSYSGHGSSGIYDSGSSGHGGSSYDDGSSDEYISSDHGSGGYSGSSGGYGGSSGGYGGSSGGHGGSSGGYSGSSGGFGGSSGGYSGSSSGHGGSSGGFGISSGGYGGSSGGYGGSSGGHGGSSGGYSGSLGSYGSSSGGYGGSSSGILFSGYSASNHKGSSGGHGGSSSGGYGGSSSGGYGGSSSGGYGGSSFGGHGGSSSGGYGGSSFGGHGGSSSGGYGGSSLGGYGGSSSGGYGGSSFGGHGGSSSGGYGGSSFGGLGGSSSGGYGGSSFGGFGGSSSGGYGGSSFGGHGGSSGGYGGSSGGFGGYSGSDHGSSSGGHGGDTYSAPGQDSYGPPGESFPYTKK; encoded by the exons aTGGGCACTTTATCAATCGCA GTCTTTTGTTTCCTTGCAACCGCCAGCATATTCGACACCACATGTGCAACATTTGGCGGCAAAGAACa TGTACATATTCGTGTGCATGTGCCAACCATCGTGAAAGaagtttatgtaaaaaaaccaGTTCACCATTACGAACACCACGATGACCATTATTCTGGCCACAGTGATCATGGTAGTTCATCTGGTGGTTATGGAGGATCTTCTAGTAGTTATGGTAGTGGCGGAGATGACTCGTATAGTG gTCATGGATCTTCTGGTATTTATGATTCTGGATCAAGTGGACATGGTGGTAGTAGCTATGACGATGGTTCGTCCGATGAATATATTTCCAGCGATCATGGATCAGGAGGATATAGCGGATCTTCTGGTGGTTATGGTGGTTCATCGGGAGGATATGGTGGATCTTCTGGTGGTCATGGAGGTTCATCAGGAGGCTACAGTGGATCTTCCGGTGGATTTGGTGGTTCATCGGGAGGATACAGTGGATCTTCAAGCGGTCATGGTGGCTCATCAGGAGGATTCGGTATATCTTCTGGTGGATATGGTGGTTCATCAGGAGGATATGGTGGATCTTCCGGTGGTCATGGAGGTTCGTCAGGAGGCTACAGTGGTTCCCTAGGAAGCTATGGAAGTTCATCTGGAGGTTATGGCGGTTCTTCAAGTGGAATTTTATTCAGTGGCTATTCTGCTAGCAATCACAAAGGATCATCTGGTGGACACGGAGGAAGTTCATCCGGTGGATACGGAGGTAGTTCATCCGGTGGATACGGAGGTAGTTCATCTGGTGGATACGGAGGTAGTTCATTCGGTGGACACGGAGGAAGTTCATCCGGTGGATACGGAG GTAGTTCATTCGGTGGACACGGAGGTAGTTCATCTGGTGGATATGGAGGTAGTTCATTAGGTGGATACGGTGGAAGTTCATCCGGTGGATACGGAGGTAGTTCATTTGGAGGTCATGGAGGAAGTTCATCTGGAGGATATGGTGGAAGTTCATTCGGAGGACTTGGAGGAAGTTCATCTGGAGGATATGGTGGAAGTTCATTCGGAGGATTCGGAGGAAGTTCATCAGGAGGATATGGTGGTAGTTCATTTGGAGGACACGGAGGAAGTTCTGGAGGATATGGAGGAAGTTCGGGAGGTTTTGGAGGCTACTCGGGTAGTGACCATGGTTCCAGCTCTGGAGGCCATGGTGGAGACACCTACTCAGCCCCAGGACAGGATAGCTATGGACCACCAGGGGAAAGTTTTccttatactaaaaaataa
- the LOC114128878 gene encoding uncharacterized protein LOC114128878 isoform X6 — MGTLSIAVFCFLATASIFDTTCATFGGKEHVHIRVHVPTIVKEVYVKKPVHHYEHHDDHYSGHSDHGSSSGGYGGSSSSYGSGGDDSYSGHGSSGIYDSGSSGHGGSSYDDGSSDEYISSDHGSGGYSGSSGGYGGSSGGYGGSSGGHGGSSGGYSGSSGGFGGSSGGYSGSSSGHGGSSGGFGISSGGYGGSSGGYGGSSGGHGGSSGGYSGSLGSYGSSSGGYGGSSSGILFSGYSASNHKGSSGGHGGSSSGGYGGSSSGGYGGSSSGGYGGSSFGGHGGSSSGGYGGSSSGGYGGSSSGGYGGSSFGGHGGSSSGGYGGSSLGGYGGSSSGGYGGSSFGGHGGSSSGGYGGSSFGGLGGSSSGGYGGSSFGGFGGSSSGGYGGSSFGGHGGSSGGYGGSSGGFGGYSGSDHGSSSGGHGGDTYSAPGQDSYGPPGESFPYTKK, encoded by the exons aTGGGCACTTTATCAATCGCA GTCTTTTGTTTCCTTGCAACCGCCAGCATATTCGACACCACATGTGCAACATTTGGCGGCAAAGAACa TGTACATATTCGTGTGCATGTGCCAACCATCGTGAAAGaagtttatgtaaaaaaaccaGTTCACCATTACGAACACCACGATGACCATTATTCTGGCCACAGTGATCATGGTAGTTCATCTGGTGGTTATGGAGGATCTTCTAGTAGTTATGGTAGTGGCGGAGATGACTCGTATAGTG gTCATGGATCTTCTGGTATTTATGATTCTGGATCAAGTGGACATGGTGGTAGTAGCTATGACGATGGTTCGTCCGATGAATATATTTCCAGCGATCATGGATCAGGAGGATATAGCGGATCTTCTGGTGGTTATGGTGGTTCATCGGGAGGATATGGTGGATCTTCTGGTGGTCATGGAGGTTCATCAGGAGGCTACAGTGGATCTTCCGGTGGATTTGGTGGTTCATCGGGAGGATACAGTGGATCTTCAAGCGGTCATGGTGGCTCATCAGGAGGATTCGGTATATCTTCTGGTGGATATGGTGGTTCATCAGGAGGATATGGTGGATCTTCCGGTGGTCATGGAGGTTCGTCAGGAGGCTACAGTGGTTCCCTAGGAAGCTATGGAAGTTCATCTGGAGGTTATGGCGGTTCTTCAAGTGGAATTTTATTCAGTGGCTATTCTGCTAGCAATCACAAAGGATCATCTGGTGGACACGGAGGAAGTTCATCCGGTGGATACGGAGGTAGTTCATCCGGTGGATACGGAGGTAGTTCATCTGGTGGATACGGAGGTAGTTCATTCGGTGGACACGGAGGAAGTTCATCCGGTGGATACGGAGGTAGTTCATCCGGTGGATACGGAG GTAGTTCATCTGGTGGATACGGAGGTAGTTCATTCGGTGGACACGGAGGTAGTTCATCTGGTGGATATGGAGGTAGTTCATTAGGTGGATACGGTGGAAGTTCATCCGGTGGATACGGAGGTAGTTCATTTGGAGGTCATGGAGGAAGTTCATCTGGAGGATATGGTGGAAGTTCATTCGGAGGACTTGGAGGAAGTTCATCTGGAGGATATGGTGGAAGTTCATTCGGAGGATTCGGAGGAAGTTCATCAGGAGGATATGGTGGTAGTTCATTTGGAGGACACGGAGGAAGTTCTGGAGGATATGGAGGAAGTTCGGGAGGTTTTGGAGGCTACTCGGGTAGTGACCATGGTTCCAGCTCTGGAGGCCATGGTGGAGACACCTACTCAGCCCCAGGACAGGATAGCTATGGACCACCAGGGGAAAGTTTTccttatactaaaaaataa
- the LOC114128878 gene encoding uncharacterized protein LOC114128878 isoform X12, producing MGTLSIAVFCFLATASIFDTTCATFGGKEHVHIRVHVPTIVKEVYVKKPVHHYEHHDDHYSGHSDHGSSSGGYGGSSSSYGSGGDDSYSGHGSSGIYDSGSSGHGGSSYDDGSSDEYISSDHGSGGYSGSSGGYGGSSGGYGGSSGGHGGSSGGYSGSSGGFGGSSGGYSGSSSGHGGSSGGFGISSGGYGGSSGGYGGSSGGHGGSSGGYSGSLGSYGSSSGGYGGSSSGILFSGYSASNHKGSSGGHGGSSSGGYGGSSSGGYGGSSSGGYGGSSFGGHGGSSSGGYGGSSSGGYGGSSFGGHGGSSSGGYGGSSLGGYGGSSSGGYGGSSFGGHGGSSSGGYGGSSFGGLGGSSSGGYGGSSFGGFGGSSSGGYGGSSFGGHGGSSGGYGGSSGGFGGYSGSDHGSSSGGHGGDTYSAPGQDSYGPPGESFPYTKK from the exons aTGGGCACTTTATCAATCGCA GTCTTTTGTTTCCTTGCAACCGCCAGCATATTCGACACCACATGTGCAACATTTGGCGGCAAAGAACa TGTACATATTCGTGTGCATGTGCCAACCATCGTGAAAGaagtttatgtaaaaaaaccaGTTCACCATTACGAACACCACGATGACCATTATTCTGGCCACAGTGATCATGGTAGTTCATCTGGTGGTTATGGAGGATCTTCTAGTAGTTATGGTAGTGGCGGAGATGACTCGTATAGTG gTCATGGATCTTCTGGTATTTATGATTCTGGATCAAGTGGACATGGTGGTAGTAGCTATGACGATGGTTCGTCCGATGAATATATTTCCAGCGATCATGGATCAGGAGGATATAGCGGATCTTCTGGTGGTTATGGTGGTTCATCGGGAGGATATGGTGGATCTTCTGGTGGTCATGGAGGTTCATCAGGAGGCTACAGTGGATCTTCCGGTGGATTTGGTGGTTCATCGGGAGGATACAGTGGATCTTCAAGCGGTCATGGTGGCTCATCAGGAGGATTCGGTATATCTTCTGGTGGATATGGTGGTTCATCAGGAGGATATGGTGGATCTTCCGGTGGTCATGGAGGTTCGTCAGGAGGCTACAGTGGTTCCCTAGGAAGCTATGGAAGTTCATCTGGAGGTTATGGCGGTTCTTCAAGTGGAATTTTATTCAGTGGCTATTCTGCTAGCAATCACAAAGGATCATCTGGTGGACACGGAGGAAGTTCATCCGGTGGATACGGAGGTAGTTCATCCGGTGGATACGGAGGTAGTTCATCTGGTGGATACGGAGGTAGTTCATTCGGTGGACACGGAGGAAGTTCATCCGGTGGATACGGAG GTAGTTCATCTGGTGGATACGGAGGTAGTTCATTCGGTGGACACGGAGGTAGTTCATCTGGTGGATATGGAGGTAGTTCATTAGGTGGATACGGTGGAAGTTCATCCGGTGGATACGGAGGTAGTTCATTTGGAGGTCATGGAGGAAGTTCATCTGGAGGATATGGTGGAAGTTCATTCGGAGGACTTGGAGGAAGTTCATCTGGAGGATATGGTGGAAGTTCATTCGGAGGATTCGGAGGAAGTTCATCAGGAGGATATGGTGGTAGTTCATTTGGAGGACACGGAGGAAGTTCTGGAGGATATGGAGGAAGTTCGGGAGGTTTTGGAGGCTACTCGGGTAGTGACCATGGTTCCAGCTCTGGAGGCCATGGTGGAGACACCTACTCAGCCCCAGGACAGGATAGCTATGGACCACCAGGGGAAAGTTTTccttatactaaaaaataa